In Vespa velutina chromosome 1, iVesVel2.1, whole genome shotgun sequence, the genomic stretch TCTACTTACTTAGTATGTCGAATTGTGGTAACCATTTGCTGATAAACACGTTGTCAGGTTTCTCAGGGAAATCATCAGTTTCCCATTTCCAGAGTACCTTTCTTGGTATAGAACCGAGGACCTTGATAATAGCCTGAAGTTTAGCTGGTGGCATCGATGATGTTTTGATCATGGATCCAAGGCAAAAATACAGTACACCTTCCTTCGCCTCATCAAGAAACTTAGCAATGTCTGGTGGTAGTGGCTTCGTTGAAGATGGCAGATGAATTCCACCAATTTCAATGACGTTCGGAAGTAATGGTCTAGAACCATGGAGAGACCAATGTGTATTCactaataaaattgattgctTTTTGGCAATATCTTTGAATTCTGGCAAATCGGATCCAAAAAGTTTTTCAGCTGGGACACGATGATACCAATTGTTCCATAAatcaaatagaatattttgtatatgaaTCCATAGTAGGTTTGCAGTTCTATCGAAAAAACTCATTGGTTTTTTTCTATGTCCAAATACGGAAGGTATGTTAGCTTCGTCATCGGGATTTCCAATATGATTATTCGTCCAGGACATGATCTGGCAAGTTGTTATTCCCACGAAAGGTATCTTGTACTTATATACTAAACTCAAAAAACAATCGGTGTTGAAATTCTCCAAGAAAATTAAGTCGAATTTCTCATTAGATCGAAGAAGTTCGAGAACCTTTGGATTGCTCAACCCACTGTCACAACTAATTTGACCACGATTTTTAAGCaaatttaattcgtttaacAAAGTAATGATCGGTAAGTGACGTATCTTGCTTAGATTGACCGAATCTTCAGAaactatataattttcatcaatCTGACTGATATCCTTATAATTAGGCAATGGTTCCTTTGCTTTGCTACTGTTCGTTCTTGGGAAATACGAGATCACTGTTAGTTTGTGTCCACGTCTGGCTAATTCTTCTAAGATAGGTTgaataacgaaaaaatgaCTTTTTCCGGGATGTGGGAATATCCCGAGAATGTTTAATTTTCTGTCAGGcgatttaacaataaattcaCTTTTCGTCTCGAAGCAAATGAAACAGGAcacaatgaaaaaataaaaccacAAATTAATCCACCGTAAATACATTTTTGTAGAACTCTTAAGCAAACCGTCCGCACATACATTCGACTTAGTACTGAGATCTATTCAACCTCTAccagatatatatagatacacagTATTGTATAACTATTATTCGAAAGACAAAATTTTAAGAGGCCATTCACATCTATTTAATCAATCATGCTTCCGatgatattacaaattaaatttaatttgctATTATATGTTTATCAATTTCTTGGAAACGTTTGGTTATATCTGactttaattaagaaatttacTAATCAGTCAAAATATATCTGAATAGTTTTATTCCCTTAcatgtattttctttatattattaatctaaaaatatgaagaattatttaaaaaaaatagttccTAAGGGAATATCACTTACGATGATAAGATAAgagtattatagaaaaattaaataaaaaaagaaaaaaaatacaaaaaaaaaattaaattaaaaaatgtatgccCCTTTATTTTACGTACCTGGCAATTTGTTcgttcctcctcttctcgAATTGGAACAAACTAGATTGGTTATTCTCGGCCGTTGATCTGTTtatctcactcattctctctctctctctctctctctcttccccctctctttctcattctttctccctcttcctccttctcacTACGCTACTTGAATTTCGCTACGCTACGAGCGATATAAACATGAACGAAGCCGATttcaatgaaatctttttcacGCTAATGGAGGCCTCGGGTGTATTTCTCGTTTCACAAGCGGCTCATAACCTATCAGTAGTGCGTATAGTGTAAATCGGACTCGAAAACCGTGAAGAAGAGCTTCAAGCTAAATCTCGAACACGAAACGAACTCTCATTAAGATGAAAATTACGCTTCCTTGATGCAAAACTTCGCGAGTGGCTGGATAGTCTGAGTGAGTGAGCGATTTTGATGTTCAGTGAGAAGAAAACTAATATTACAGAGAATAagtaatttagaaattttcacATAAAGTTACGACAACGTTAAACTGGCTTAATATCTCGTATGACAttacgctttttttttttaaattataaaaatatgaaattcataaaataaaactattgtTTTGAAGATGGTTATTTGTATGTAAGCCCAcgtgagaataaaataattgcgaGTTGCTCTCAACAATTTGTATTTCTTGTTAATGAAACTTCCGTTTGAGAATAACTATCTGTGAGCGATTGGCTTTCATGCGATGCATGCAGAGCATGCTatcaaatagagaaaaagaaatgtcattATCGGACAGctcttttaaaaatagaaatcagTTTTGTATTCTGATAATAGTTATCGGAAAATGCCTGTAAGATAAAATTGTAGGAAATAAGAGACTTtcgaattaataacaatatatgaagtaaaaaattcaatatttttgaatatagaGGTTATCAAATGAATGTAGAGGTTATTTAGCTCTTATTCTAAAACAAATAGACCTAAGAAACGTAAATGTAATACTTATTTAGATGGGAGTATAGACGAATCTCCAATAAACACATCTCTAAGCATTCTATCTCTCGGCGAGCGTGTTAGTGATTGTCTGAAAgtaaaaattcttgaaattgTTCTCAAATGGATAAAAATGTCAGAATACTTTCGAAAGTAATTTTCGTAAGAAACTCTCAAGTGGATCATTACTTTTAATGTTCTCTGAAACGATTAATCACCCGGCAAACCagttagaaaaattaagaaaaaagggaaagataaaaataaaaagaaaataaaaaagatgaagaaaagtgaaaagaaaggaatatttGATTGGTTAGAGATGTATTCGtattattcgattagattatatttaaacaatttcataTGCGATTCAATGCACAATATGACTCCACAAAGTTATcattataacataaatatttcaaaagtaaaCTTAAGACATATATTTGGTCTACAAGTTTACCTTTTGAGTTTTTCTCCGATTTAGGATATTCCAAAAAACTGAATATTCATAGAGATTATCTATAACACAAATAAACAATGGTTAAGGATTCTTCATCTTGTCTACgaaatctattaaataaaaacccAATGTATTCTTAAAGACAAGCATTTcgtataacaataaaaaataatagactCAACAAATCTTTATGAATCAGGCattgaaaaatctttgatagattctcttttcctcgatCTTCCTTTtacgttcttctttttattttattaaccgGATAATATCcaatgagaaaatataattaaacaaaagcCATTTGTTTcgtattgaaatgaaatagaatattGGACATGATTGTATTTCTTAGCAGGTAGAGCAGCAATAACCGCAGAAACGACGATACCAACGTTCTCGAATACTCCCAAGGGTTAACAATGTCTTTAATGACGTAACATAATTACGAGGAAGCTTTCCCTCACGATGTACGTCACCGGCAAACGCGGGAGCTTAATTGTAAAGCCTGGAAGATCGAGGCTAAGCGGCTAAACGAGCACGATCGTCCTTGACGAAGGACTCTGAGGTAAAGCTCCTAATCTgaacttttccttctctttctcttcaagcTGCTTCTTTACGTCGTTCTCATCGATATAGAAACATCAAGAGATAAACCACAATGTCATCCTGCGCTACCATTAGAGAGTAATCGCTTTAGAAACAGCTTCTCCTTTCTACTTTATCATTCTCTTGCTAGATTTACTCAAATCCCTTTTCGAAAGACCTATTTAACACTTATGATTATGTACTCGTATAAAATCACATATTATATGaaacatatgaaatattattatatttagacATATTTAACAATCACAATTATATCGTAGTCGTGTaaagtgaaattaaaataaacgaatgctACTAATATTTATGTGCATGAAATTCTCGCATGTAGATTACGCGCATTCTCAGAAAGTTTCAAACAAAGGAGTTGCCATGATCACCTCGTTATTTGTATGAAATAGCGAAGTGGCTCtttaaagagagacagaaaaagaaagagagcgagagagaaagagagagagagaaaaaaaaaaggtacaatataatatgtaaatcatCTAAAAAGATCAATAAAACAAGTAAAATAGATTGATCGAACATTTTCGATCGTGCGAAGCAATTATGCTAAGCTTTTATTAAAAGTAGcaacgtaaaataaataaataataaagttaagaGAACGTTTTAAAGACCCGTTTAACTTACTgagaatgaaacaaaatgtATGCTATACTTCaacatgatttttttctttttcgcgaattaatattatattgctttacaaaagaaagaaaaagcaaaaatctagaaaaaaagtaattcgtGCAATTTTGcgtttaacgaagaaaaacaagcAGAAACGCAATTATGCGTCTAAGAAAAGAGCTTTTGGGAAGTCGACAAGAGGACAAATAAAAGCGAGATTCCTTCAAGTGTTACCTTCTTGAACTTTCATACTTAGGAACCTTTTGTTTAGGAAGGGTGCCTTGAAGGGTGGCTTAGATGGttcgaaaacaaagaaaattgcTGATCTTGAATGGACCAATGTTGCCAATGGGTCGTAGATAATTGCTTAGACTccatcattttctattttgttttcttttttcttctctctctctctctctctctctttctttctttctttctttctatctctctctccctatcgaATTTCCCATGAgtaagagaaaggggaaataCCAGCGTTCACTCACACATCTTTAACGTGTTTCCTCGCATACGTTACCGCAAACATAACAGTCTAGTAGATGTAGAGCTAGCTCATGTTGTTTAATTCATGAATCGGTGCTAGAATGCAACGTAGAAAGATCGCCTACGAATTAGTTGGAAGGAAGAAGCCCAAAGGACCGAAGAGCCCCTGATATGAAACTCGACgatagaaaatgaagatatacTTCCCTTTTGCTATGGCCGCAAAAATCTTCACGAGAGATTTATGTGCAGACGCTAAGAAAGAAACTTCATCGTTCCGAGGGAAAAACGAATGCGATATTTGCACGTAAATATCTGTGAAATTTACGTGTAGTCGACTGTGCCTGACGAAAGTTTCGTGAAATCAAACTTTTTCGATGGAATTTTGCatccgtttatttatttatttattttttttttttttttaatctttttctatttcctttttcgacAATATCATCAGACTACGGATGTATATGCACTTAAAATATGTTGAAATATGCAAATAACatattgaaatatgaaaatataatatgtgaacatatgcataaatataacaatatatatatgcaaaaatttgagaaatattatgaatattttgaaactgtgcaataattaaattataattataattataattataattataatttaaatcacAATAAACTACAAgcacttttttatattagttgtagataattaataacgtttattaaataagattaatttgtataaaaaaatgatcattCAATATTATCTACACGACGTGATCGGAGAATATTTGAATCTAATGCAATAACGAGATCTTTTATTTCCACTGATTCCTCAACAATTTTGCTTCTTAAAATTTTAGcgatttgtaatatattgtaGTTTTATATCCAGAATTTATCTTCAAAACTGCAttctatttcgaaataattatctcTCTAAGACTTATAGGTATAGTTCTtaagtttcattaaaaaaataattgaataaaattaattaacatcatTCCACTCGTTTCtaacattttcatattatttgataacATTTAATAACATATAAGTTTTTATGAATACTAAATTTTGTAACTGTTCATGTTGAAATAAATCTTGTGttaatgtaaaaatacaaatcaaataaatttaaatgccgcattacaaatattaatgttacaaTAATTCGCTGTTTTGAACTGTACTGAAGTATATATACCAAAATATTATCGTAGGCTTGTAAGCTCAAGAACATCAGAGCTGCATTTGTAGTCATTTCATGGAGAATTACTTGGTACTGTATACAATGTTTGTGTATATTACAGAATGTTATAAGTCTGAGTAAATTCACAAAGTTTTGATTTCTCTTGTGGCAAATTGCAAAATTGAAAATGCagtaaatattatcgaattataagaataaatataacaagcGTAAATGAACTATgtagtataattttatatatgtatgtaggatATTTTTCGTAATCCTACCTAGCAAAACTCGGATCACTTACTCTGagtttaataagaattttattaatgaatgtaTTACAATAGTACAATTCTTTACTCTTAGATCGTTCGATTCAAGGCCATCCTATATTCTCTTTACTCTGTGCTTCTGTCTCGTTACTCTTTAATTAGTCTACTCAAGACTGTCTTccgttattctttttcttcacatCTATTTCGTAGCTTTTCTCATCATACGTAATTCAGCATACGTAATTCCTATCACTATTCATTACTTAGTTCTATCTGTTGCCTGTCTCACTCACGCTGCACTTCTATCTCATTCTCACTTCCAATATCTCAACGCCCTCTCGTACTTCTATGAACAAATGCACCTCACAAAGGACAGATCATGCTCTGTTCGACTGTCGTTCAATTTgtcacatacacatacaaactATTGATTTTAAACCCATCATTACGTATTTATAGTACAGAaagttaacgataatataaattttatttttctctcaataaataattattaattaataattattttaattattttttagttattttttatcaataattatagtgcgatataatttatcaaaagtAAGTGTTAAAAAGATTTGTGACAAAAGTGAAAATGGAGATGCTGAAACGAAACCAAAAACTGGACGAAAGCGAAAAACAGTACGTCCTCAGGATAAGTTAAGAATTCGAAAGGTAAAAAAGGATTCATTAGGGAcagcaaataaaataaaaaaaaattttaatttacccATTAAACTAATAcaaattcaataaattcttCAAGAAAAATTGCTGATACAGAATGTTGCaagaaatcattaatatcaaaaattaatattgtcaATTTGCATatgaacatttaaataaatcgatggTCTTTTGGAAAAATGTTATATGGAGTGACAAGTCAAAATGTGAAAtcttaaatgataataaacaacATTATGTTCGGAGAAAAATgggaaaagatattaaaaaagacaATGTAAAGATGACCGTGAGAAATGAGGATAGTTCTATAATGATTTGGGGATGCTTTAGTGCCCGAAGTTTAggaaattcaatatttattaatgacagATTAACagcaattaaatatatcgatatactaaaagaaaatttattcgattccgcgaaaaaaattgtgtttccagaaaaatttcatatttcaataaaataatccaAAGCACAAAGCTAAAATCACTATGaacttctttgaaaaaaacaaCAGTCAATTGCTGTAATGGCCTTCACAAATTCCAGATTTTAATTCAATCGGGTAGTTATGggatcatttaaaaagaaatttgcctaaaaacgagagaaaaaataaaaatatttttatagactcgttaaaatctaaatctaaatggaataatatataacaaattaatccGCAACATACCAAATCGCCTTAAAATTGTACTAAAAGCGATAAAATACCACTCACATTATtagttcatttaaaataaataatatttaacatgtttgtaatattatttttgatgtGTTAACTTATTTTTCGACGCTGTTACATaatggataaaatatttattaatgaatttatttattaacaaaaaattaagttattgttttgttcttattaatttattaaattaattttgttaacttATTTCTTGAAACGACTATagatttcatattattatcatttttttataaaaatatgcatTTGCATGAACATTTGCAATCTAATTATCAGACTTCCATTATTTCTTACATTTCTTTACTTGCATCACATTTCAACTGctcctctcttttccccttctttctgttttatgACGAATCTACGCTTTTTACGAAATTATGCTTCCTTCGTTTAAGAGCACGCACTGTTTCTATTAAAAgcattacatttaattattcctGTCCATGTCCCACgcgtttatttctcttattttctttctttttctttttttagaatgCAAATCAAGTTTAGTGCGAGCCGTGAATTCCTGTCGGGAAATAATcgagaataaattttcatatttggaaaaagaaagatccttTTAAAGAATAGTAGAAGTAATCGACagaaatacattaaaattgttttgaaTTTGATTAACCATTCGATACTTCTcgcatttgaaatttttcaaaatttgctAATTGGTCATCTGcatttaatatcataaaaaaatgaacgCCTAACCATAACCGTTCATTGCAAATTAACAAGGATACTCAAGTTGAACttcaattgtttttttctttttttcttttgatgtGATACGATCTGATGAATTTTCCCCAGTAAATCTGCCTCAAACGAAAAAACAgtaaaatgagagagacaatttgtattatatgaCGGTACAACATGAcgcaattagaaataaattttccctTCAAAACGATATTCGCTTACAATCGATTAATCGCACGACGTTACCAATGATAGATATGTGTACGTAGCAGAGCagcaaaaatattctttcatccGGTTTCATTTACGTTGATGCAATTAGCGAAGCACACCTGGCCCGTTCgagtaaacgaaaaaaatgtcgataaaatgtttttcttcgGCAACAAATTTGTGCGGATTTGCGTTtgaatgtaaacaaaaaataaacaaaaataaaaataactttgaaCTCGATACAATCACACGTAACGATACTAACTAAAATAACTCTACAAAATTTTCATGGagacattataaaattacaaataccAAAGGAATAGTTCCCTAAATCGGTGAATGAAGTTCCCTATTTCTACAGAGCCATATCGTGATTTTACGAATAGAGAAACTCGAACTTGTTTGACTCGAAGAAGAATTCCTTGAACAATTTCGGGGACTTGCATCTCttggagaaaaaataaaagatagcgaacgaaaaaaagaaaaagtgagaagggcagagagagagagagagagagagagagagagagagagaaagagagggaaagagagagagagagagagaaagtacgcCATAGCCTCGCAACTTTTTTACCTCTCGACAATCGCCCCTCATAAAAGTTAATAAGCCGACGGGGCTGAGTTTGTTGATCCTGAGAAAATTGCAGGAGACCAACACGCTCCTAGCAGCTCCCTCCTACCCAACGTTTTATGTTCCTGTTCTATTCGACGTTACAACCAAAGCACTCCTTCGTACCTTTTACCCCGACTCTCTTCGTACACCCCCTCCATTTCACCCCCTGTCATCTCTTTGCTTGTCTATATATGAAAACAGCCCTTCGTACGTCTTCCTTCtcattttttgtctctctcttcctttctctcattttctctctttctctctctctctctctctctctctctctctctttctctctttttctttctctttatctcttcttcttattcttggTAGCTCACAGACCACTCAAGACATATATTTCTTGCAACGACGCATGATTATGCTCGTATGtttcaaaaaggaagaacCACGTAAAACGATGCAAGAGCACCGTTAGAAGGGCCGAGTGgcgtcttctcttctcttaggAGCGAATAAGCAGAAGACATACTTACTATATACGtactatatacgtattatatacgtacgcgTTAGACTCGCGATGGCGAGTAGGTACGTAAACGAACGAAGCTAATGCGCTTCTCTAGTAAGTATACTTCCTACGTAGGACGACGTTAATACGCGCAAAGCTTTCTCACCAAGGTGAATGGATATCACCGTTCTAGTTGGTGCCTATCCTAAACGCAAAATGCGATCTTTCGAAAGCATCAACCAAGTCTCAGAATTAACGTACCTGTTTTCTCgcgtttcttatattttatcaaattgttAATAACATTCGTACATATCAGATCTTGTGATTAATTTAAACCGTTTTTAATAACGACtgcaaaaaattcttttcatgttgtaaaattaattgaagatatcataaaagaaataatttaggccagaatataattatttataagattaCGAGTACATCATTTACAAAATAACTTATTTTGTATTCCATTGATAATTATGTTTACAAacatcattaatttataaatgttttatatatctgtttttATAAGCAACGCATTGGTATACTTAACAAAAAGATCTGTCTTGTGTATCATAAAAACTTAAATTCTAACGC encodes the following:
- the LOC124947304 gene encoding UDP-glycosyltransferase UGT5-like, giving the protein MYLRWINLWFYFFIVSCFICFETKSEFIVKSPDRKLNILGIFPHPGKSHFFVIQPILEELARRGHKLTVISYFPRTNSSKAKEPLPNYKDISQIDENYIVSEDSVNLSKIRHLPIITLLNELNLLKNRGQISCDSGLSNPKVLELLRSNEKFDLIFLENFNTDCFLSLVYKYKIPFVGITTCQIMSWTNNHIGNPDDEANIPSVFGHRKKPMSFFDRTANLLWIHIQNILFDLWNNWYHRVPAEKLFGSDLPEFKDIAKKQSILLVNTHWSLHGSRPLLPNVIEIGGIHLPSSTKPLPPDIAKFLDEAKEGVLYFCLGSMIKTSSMPPAKLQAIIKVLGSIPRKVLWKWETDDFPEKPDNVFISKWLPQFDILNHPNVKAYVGHAGLLGLTEAVYAAVPMVLIPMYGDQYVNAVTAEYRGVSILLEYEEINEDIFRHALDEIFNNTRYRDNMKKLSKAFRDRPASPLETAIWWIEYVGRGNGLAYIRSDAVELPWYQRNLLDVIFFLVCFSLFVFYIIYRLICFFNKGTKAKIDKQRSKKEN